From the genome of Papaver somniferum cultivar HN1 chromosome 2, ASM357369v1, whole genome shotgun sequence, one region includes:
- the LOC113350428 gene encoding codeine O-demethylase-like, protein MEAPKLTKLGGSLLVPSVQELAKQSLAEVPARYIRTDQDTLGDNVTVTSMIDQSVPVIDLQKVLSPEPIIGELELERLHSACKEWGFFQVVNHGVDNLLVEKVKSDIEGFFKLPMDEKKKFWQEEGDIEGFGQAFVHSEDQKLDWADMFYMLTLPKHMRKLRLFPKLPLPLRETLESYLSELNKLSLALIKSMEKALQMKTNVMAELFEDGIQQVRINYYPPCPQTEHVIGLTPHSDPGGLTILLQLNEVHGLQIRKEKIWVPIKPLPNAFVVNLGDAFEIMSNGIYRSVEHRAIVNSTKERLSIATFNNPRADREIGPIPSMITPETPALFRTTGYEEYFKKFFSRKLEGKSFLDSLRIREGDEGAKIVQVD, encoded by the exons ATGGAGGCACCAAAACTAACAAAGCTAGGTGGTTCTTTGTTGGTACCTAGTGTTCAAGAATTAGCCAAACAGTCACTTGCAGAAGTCCCAGCTCGATACATACGCACTGACCAGGACACTTTAGGTGATAATGTCACCGTTACGTCTATGATAGATCAATCAGTACCTGTGATCGATTTGCAGAAAGTACTGTCACCAGAACCCATCATTGGAGAGTTAGAACTGGAGAGGCTTCACTCTGCTTGCAAAGAATGGGGTTTCTTTCAG GTGGTAAACCATGGAGTCGATAATTTATTGGTAGAGAAAGTGAAATCAGATATCGAAGGTTTCTTCAAACTCCCAATGGATGAGAAAAAGAAATTTTGGCAGGAAGAAGGAGATATAGAAGGATTTGGACAAGCCTTTGTTCATTCAGAAGACCAAAAACTTGATTGGGCAGATATGTTTTACATGCTCACTCTTCCCAAACATATGAGGAAGCTTAGGCTATTTCCCAAACTCCCTCTACCTCTCAG GGAGACACTTGAATCCTACTTATCAGAGTTGAATAAACTTAGCTTGGCTCTTATCAAGTCTATGGAGAAAGCTCTGCAAATGAAGACTAACGTCATGGCAGAGTTGTTTGAAGATGGGATACAACAAGTGAGAATAAATTATTATCCTCCTTGCCCTCAAACAGAACACGTCATCGGCTTAACACCACATTCAGATCCTGGCGGTTTGACGATCCTCCTTCAACTTAACGAAGTGCATGGATTAcagattagaaaagaaaaaatatgggTTCCCATTAAACCTCTACCGAATGCCTTTGTAGTGAACCTTGGAGATGCTTTCGAG ATTATGAGTAATGGGATTTACCGTAGCGTGGAACACAGAGCAATAGTAAACTCAACAAAGGAAAGGCTCTCAATTGCAACATTTAATAACCCAAGAGCAGATAGGGAAATAGGTCCAATACCTTCCATGATCACACCAGAGACGCCTGCCTTGTTCAGAACAACTGGGTATGAGGAATATTTTAAGAAATTCTTTTCTCGTAAACTCGAAGGCAAATCATTCCTTGACTCCCTTAGGATAAGAGAAGGCGATGAAGGAGCAAAAATTGTTCAGGTTGACTAG
- the LOC113352738 gene encoding probable amidase At4g34880, whose amino-acid sequence MESHHRNFSIDLLLILLLSLFFSSTTSTAATTSFSIREASIRDIQQAFMEKNLTSRQLVEFYLQEIETLNPVLRAVIELNPDALDLADKADSERIIAKGRELHGIPILLKDTIATKDKLNTTAGSYALLGSVVPRDAGVVEKLRKSGALILGKTSLSEWAYMRSFHNPKGWSARGGQGKNPYVLSGTPCGSSSGSAISVAANLVTVSLGAETHGSILCPSSHNSVVGIKPTVGLTSRAGVIPVAPRQDTIGPICRTVSDAVYVLDAIVGFDQLDAEATKAAEKYIPDGGYKQFLKKDGLAGKRIGIVRHPFFSFPQGSNISQVFEGHFDTMRRVGAVLVDNLEIEHIDIITNPGHSGELTVMKAEFKESLNIYLKELITSPVRSLANIIAFNKNHRDLEKVDKFPQDMLVAAENTHGVDGEKEKAIVEHLERLSRDGFEKLMMENKLDTIVTPGSDFAAVLAIGGYPGISVPAAYDEDNDGMPVGFCFGGLRGTEPKLIEIAYAFEQATLIRRPPSLKSTSEDDNRSITQLLASQ is encoded by the exons ATGGAGTCCCATCACAGAAATTTCTCCATTGATCTCCTGTTAATCTTATTACTGTCATTGTTCTTCAGTTCTACCACTAGTACTGCTGCTACTACTTCATTCTCAATTAGAGAAGCCAGCATCCGTGACATCCAACAAGCATTCATGGAGAAAAATCTAACATCCAGACAACTAGTTGAATTCTATCTACAAGAGATTGAGACCCTCAACCCGGTTCTCCGGGCTGTAATCGAGTTGAATCCAGATGCATTAGATCTAGCCGATAAAGCTGATTCAGAGAGGATAATTGCTAAGGGCAGGGAGTTACATGGGATACCTATCCTTCTCAAGGACACTATTGCGACGAAGGATAAACTCAACACAACTGCTGGATCATATGCCTTGCTGGGGTCTGTGGTGCCGAGAGATGCAGGGGTGGTCGAGAAATTGAGGAAGTCTGGTGCGTTGATTTTGGGGAAGACGAGTCTGAGTGAGTGGGCGTACATGCGTTCGTTCCATAATCCAAAGGGTTGGTCTGCAAGAGGTGGCCAGGGTAAG AATCCGTATGTTTTGTCAGGCACTCCGTGTGGTTCGAGTAGTGGATCAGCTATATCAGTTGCTGCAAACTTGGTGACGGTATCATTGGGTGCTGAAACGCATGGATCGATACTTTGCCCGTCTAGTCATAACTCGGTTGTTGGAATTAAGCCTACTGTTGGACTCACAAGTCGAGCTGGGGTCATCCCTGTTGCGCCTAGACAGGACACCATCGG GCCAATTTGCAGAACCGTATCAGATGCGGTTTATGTGCTGGATGCAATTGTTGGCTTCGATCAGCTAGATGCTGAAGCTACAAAAGCAGCAGAAAAGTACATACCTGACGGGGGTTACAAGCAATTTCTCAAGAAAGATGGTCTCGCAGGCAAAAGAATTGGGATAGTCAGGCATCCCTTCTTCAGCTTTCCACAAGGGTCGAACATTTCGCAAGTTTTTGAAGGGCATTTTGACACAATGAG GCGAGTAGGTGCAGTTTTAGTGGACAACCTGGAAATTGAGCACATCGACATCATTACCAATCCGGGTCATAGTGGTGAACTAACAGTAATGAAGGCGGAGTTCAAAGAGTCATTGAATATCTACTTGAAAGAGCTAATTACTTCTCCAGTGAGGTCATTGGCTAATATAATTGccttcaataaaaaccataggGATTTG GAAAAGGTAGATAAGTTCCCTCAAGATATGCTTGTAGCGGCGGAGAACACACATGGAGTGGACGGCGAGAAAGAAAAGGCTATAGTGGAGCACCTGGAGAGACTGTCCAGAGACGGGTTTGAAAAGTTGATGATGGAGAACAAGTTGGACACAATCGTGACTCCAGGTTCAGATTTTGCAGCTGTGCTAGCGATAGGAGGATACCCTGGCATAAGTGTTCCAGCAgcttatgatgaagataatgatggtATGCCAGTAGGATTCTGTTTCGGTGGATTAAGGGGTACAGAGCCAAAGCTTATTGAGATTGCTTATGCATTCGAACAGGCGACACTAATTAGGAGACCTCCGTCCTTAAAATCAACCTCAGAAGATGATAACAGGAGTATCACTCAGCTTCTAGCTAGTCAGTAG
- the LOC113350430 gene encoding codeine O-demethylase-like, with amino-acid sequence METPKIIKLAGSSLFVPSVQELVAKQSLVQVPPRYIRNDQEPLGDHNVTVTSMIDQSVPVIDLHKVLSPEPIGGELLERLHSASKNGVSFRW; translated from the exons ATGGAGACACCAAAAATAATAAAGCTAGCAGGTAGTTCATTGTTTGTTCCTAGTGTTCAAGAATTGGTAGCCAAACAATCGCTTGTACAAGTCCCGCCTCGATACATACGCAATGACCAGGAACCTTTAGGTGATCATAATGTCACGGTTACGTCTATGATAGATCAATCAGTACCTGTTATCGATTTGCATAAAGTACTGTCACCAGAACCCATCGGTGGAGAGTTATTGGAGAGGCTTCACTctgcttcaaagaatggggtttcTTTCAG GTGGTGA
- the LOC113350427 gene encoding codeine O-demethylase-like, producing METSKLMKLGGTLFVPSVQELAKQSLAEVPARYIRDDHDTLGNNVTATSMMDQSVPVINLQKVLSPEPIIGELELERLHSACKEWGFFQVVNHGVDNLLVEKVKSDIEGFFKLPMEEKKKFWQEEGDGLEGFGQAFVHSEDQKLDWGDLFYMVTLPKHMRKPRLFPKLPLPLRETIESYSSELSKLSLTLIKSMEKALQLKTNVMAELFEDGVQQMRINYYPPCPQPEHVIGLTPHSDVGGLTILLQLNEVDGLQIKKEKMWVPIKPLPNAFVVNIGDAFEIMSNGIYRSVEHRATINSAKERLSVATFHIPRADGEIGPIPCMITPETPALFRTTGCEDYFEKFFSRKLEGKSFLDSLRIGEGDEHCPRLDVKGPCN from the exons ATGGAGACATCAAAACTAATGAAGCTAGGTGGTACTTTGTTTGTACCTAGTGTTCAAGAATTAGCCAAACAATCACTTGCAGAAGTCCCAGCTCGATATATACGCGATGACCATGACACATTAGGTAATAATGTGACTGCTACGTCTATGATGGATCAATCAGTACCTGTTATCAATTTGCAGAAAGTACTGTCACCAGAACCCATCATCGGAGAGTTAGAATTGGAGAGGCTTCACTCGGCTTGCAAAGAATGGGGTTTCTTTCAG GTCGTAAACCATGGAGTCGACAATTTATTGGTAGAGAAAGTGAAATCAGATATTGAAGGTTTCTTCAAGCTACCAatggaagagaaaaagaaattttGGCAGGAAGAAGGAGACGGCCTGGAAGGATTTGGACAAGCCTTTGTTCATTCAGAAGACCAGAAACTGGATTGGGGAGATTTGTTCTACATGGTCACTCTTCCCAAACATATGAGGAAGCCTAGGCTATTTCCCAAACTCCCTCTACCTCTCAG GGAGACAATCGAATCCTACTCATCAGAGTTGAGTAAACTTAGCTTGACTCTCATTAAGTCTATGGAGAAGGCTCTGCAATTGAAGACTAACGTCATGGCAGAGTTGTTTGAAGACGGGGTACAACAAATGAGGATAAATTATTATCCTCCCTGCCCTCAACCGGAACATGTCATCGGCTTAACACCACATTCAGATGTTGGCGGTTTGACGATCCTCCTACAACTCAACGAAGTGGATGGATTAcagattaaaaaggaaaaaatgtgGGTCCCCATTAAACCTCTACCTAATGCCTTTGTAGTGAACATTGGAGATGCTTTCGAG ATTATGAGTAATGGGATTTACCGTAGCGTGGAGCACCGAGCAACAATAAACTCAGCAAAGGAGAGGCTCTCAGTTGCGACATTTCATATCCCAAGAGCAGATGGGGAAATAGGTCCAATACCTTGCATGATCACACCAGAGACACCTGCCTTGTTTAGAACAACTGGGTGTGAGGACTATTTCGAGAAATTCTTTTCTCGTAAACTCGAGGGAAAATCATTCCTCGACTCCCTAAGGATAGGAGAAGGCGATGAACACTGCCCCCGCTTGGATGTGAAAGGGCCATGTAATTGA
- the LOC113350429 gene encoding probable U3 small nucleolar RNA-associated protein 11 has protein sequence MSSLRNSVPRRAHKERSQPQARKKFGILEKHKDYRQRAKAYHTKENIIQILKEKAANKNPDEFYYNMIRSKTVDGVHIPESEAKFTQDQLMLMKTQDMGYIKQKWQSEKKKIERLSSMLHSLGDQTPNKHVYFAEDREEAKEIQSNLPPRGKLPSQDIPAHIKRKTEISYRELEARKKRANELEKMYLEMAMKKELQKKGRKRKLREDEIVSPTSGPVYKWRTERKR, from the exons ATGTCGTCTCTAAGGAATTCTGTCCCTAGGAGAGCTCACAAAGAACGATCCCAGCC GCAAGCAAGAAAAAAGTTTGGGATTCTTGAAAAGCACAAAGATTACCGTCAGCGTGCAAAGGCATACCACACAAAGGAGAACATTATACAG ATACTCAAGGAGAAGGCTGCAAACAAGAACCCAGATGAGTTCTACTATAATATGATCAGATCGAAGACTGTTGATGGAGTCCACATACCAga GAGCGAGGCCAAATTCACTCAAGATCAACTCATGCTGATGAAAACCCAAGATATGGGGTATATCAAACAGAAATGGCAAAGTGAGAAGAAG AAAATCGAAAGGTTAAGTTCCATGTTGCACTCTCTTGGTGATCAGACGCCAAACAAACATGTTTACTTTGCCGAAGACAG GGAAGAGGCCAAAGAAATTCAATCAAATTTACCACCACGTGGAAAGTTGCCTTCTCAGGATATCCCTGCTCATATCAAAAG GAAAACAGAGATATCTTATAGAGAGCTGGAAGCACGTAAAAAAAGAGCAAATGAACTGGAGAAGATGTACCTGGAGATGGCCATGAAGAAGGAACTGCAG AAAAAGGGCCGGAAACGTAAACTTCGAGAGGATGAGATTGTTTCTCCAACTTCTGGACCTGTATATAAGTGGAGAACGGAGCGAAAGCGGTGA